GCAATTATATGGCCATCACCCGGCAACTTCAAATGCTCCGCAAACATCAGCGCACAACAAATCGATCAATCGGTGCCACTTTGCCCGCTCCATTCACAGCTTCGTTTTGATAGCTGCAAATTGGTTTTTTCTACTTGATGCAACTGCAATGCGATACAAAAAGGGAGAGAAGAGAAAGCGTGGAAAACTGTGGCGGAAAATGGGAGAAAACCGGGTGGGGTGGTAGACAAACCAACAGACGAGCAAGATGGCAGAAGCACAAAATGCAGCGACAATGAATGCAATTTATAATGCAGTCGGGTTCTGGGTACAAACATATACAAACGCACCTAAAAAAAACAGTCCATTTAATCGACTATTAGATACCTTTTAAGAGATTttgttaaattcaaattttgatATAGATACCAATCCGTAGCttgctaaaaacaaaaatgaatttaataaataatataaacaatttatggGTAGTAAAGATAGCCCATAACTACAAGTTAAATTGAAggaaaattcatttgtttgtaaataatGTATATCTCAACCTAAATGTAAACACTACACTTCTTATACATACATCGATCCATTAAATTcctattaaaaataaataaatgctttcTTGTCAGAAGTTTTCAAGCATATTGAATTCCTATATATAAGAAATTCATGAATATCCAAATATGTCAAACATTTGATTGATTGTGAGGAAAACTCTGTTGGGTGATGGAAATTGTTTCCAGCCAGTCGCAGTCGCAATATACCCTCGCAAAATGCCGAAAGGAAGTTGCGGGTAAGCACTTCACACTTTACGGCATTGGCATTTCAattatggccaaaagcagAGTAAACTACTTAGCGGGAAAGTGGCAAGCGAGTAGGAATTCACTGGCTTTATTACATAAGCTCCGGCAACGAAGGAAGTTCcatcaatatttataaatttaatgccATACCGCCGCAGTGATTTCCAATATCCAATTACAGCAAGCGAATAACCCGTCAAACTATCCCCACtgcattttggccattgttgAGGTCGAGCCAACGTCGTTAGATTTGTGCAGTCAACTGTGGCGAATGTCGAATActtcaattaaacaaaatattcgaTTCGATAAGCAGACCGACCAGTACCCGAGTTCACATAATGTGGCTGTTGGAGCAGAAACGCAAAAGGAGCGAGCGACCTAAGCCAAAAGAAACCAATATTTTTTGGCTGCCTGCAGATTTCACTACTATTCTGTTCACTGAGCACCGAGCGCACCGAGCGAAGTTTGCCCCAAGTAATTTGCCTGCTTTAATACTGAAGACAATTAATAAACATCAACAGATGCCAGCACTGAAATATTCCCTTTTGCATTCCGTGTAATGCAGTCAGTTAGTTGCCTCCGCCCAGAAACTAGCAGACAAAATTTACATTGCGTTGCCCCATCTAGTCGGTGTTTTGGGTTTTCCCAACCATACCGCCCACATCCATTACATGTTTCCACTTAGTACATTTTCACCAactatttcaatttgcatggGAAAACATTTAGCAGGCCAAAAGCCTTTGTAAGCTTCTTCAACTTAATTGTGTTTATATGCACTAATGAATGTTTAATTTCTACACCCCTCTGTCTCGTTAGAAAAAGAGGTAAGCAAAGATAGTTATGTCGCCTCTTATTGTTTTCTGATTGACCAAAGGCATTCGTACTTTGTCATTGTTTTATGTTCCTCGCACATTTAAACTGTGTTCGGATTATAGGCGAACATTTTCCGACCACAAAATCCCACGAAAGTCGAAAAAGCTAACTTTACTTTCGAGTAATTGCGCttggttttcgtttttggcACTGTGTGCCAAAACTTTCGAGAGCTGTCCAACATAAAACACAAGCAAGGAACAAAGctccatttatttattatttaaaatactaCAGTTTGTTCTGTGTTCTATGCACTCGTGAAAGCAGGTTTAAGCGAACAGAAAACGTAGTTACAGTAGTGATTTGTTCATAGTGTTGAAATGTGATCTTGAATTATGTGCAactaactaaactaaactaaactccTGTAAGAACTTTCTTAGGTACtaattttatgtattttcgTTAATTTTACTGATCGCtgatattttgaaataacTAAATGTTTCATCCCTGCGATGTCAGGGGACccaatgatgatgatttccATTTGATGGGCAATATGCTTGCAAATGCCCGAAGATAtgggaaaactttaaaatgttGCACGCCCGGGGGGCAGAAAGATCCCAAACAGGGATCAAGTGAAAGCGAGAGCAGACAACAATGGCTTAAACTTTTAATGCTGCTGTTTAAGCCAATCGAAGCAGGAGTGAGGCATTTATAATATGCCTTTGTGCCACCGAAGGGGATAATGGTGTAACCAAAATTGAAACCAGCAAAGCAGACAGCAGCCCACAAAGCAAGAATCAATTGAAATCAACATATGGCGAGTGAGCGAGGGGGTAAAAATCATTGCCATTTCAATTGCAACGCAGCCGCATGCAGACTTGTGGTAATTTCGCAATTACCAAGAACTCCGCTGCTCTGCAGCTGGGTATttctgccactgccactgcgaCTGGTGCAACTGGATGCAGCTGGATGCAGTTGCAACAGagactgcaactgcaacggcaATTCTCGATTTTCAACTGGGACATGCGGGCCTAATGCGCActtgaatatttcattttgcGACGGCACAAAATGGTCAACCGACCATCCAGCCAGTGGCCGGCATTCAGCAGTCCCGGACATAACAATGACGgccaacaatggcaacaaataAGCCCAAAAATAAACAGGAACCCGGCTAAACAAATAACAGTAAATAACAGCAGCCACATGCCAGTCTCTCTTTGGGCCAAgagtgtatatatgtatatgccacCGAACGTAGCTCATAAAATGGCGTTTATGCGATGGCATAAAATTGCCAGAGGGGCATGAATAGATACCAAACTATAGCGCTGTCATTAGCAAAACGTTCATATTTATAAAAGGCCAAGCTATGATCAACGAATTCTTATTAAATGTCTATATTTGTGAGACTTTACAaagaaataaatgcatttgaatTGCTTTTGATTCCTTTTAGAAatcaattatattatattcttaaTAATGACATGTATCTTAAATGTATATCTCTGTTGAAAATAATGTAACTCCTACagcatcactcatacgcactgttaTCCAGTATCTAAAGTTACCAGTATGTTCATTTAGAACTTCTCCTCCTTTTGAGTGCCTTATCTATCAGATAAACCTGAACTTTGGTCGCTGCATAAACACTAGCTTAAAGACGGCCAAATGGCGCACTAATCGCCTGTGCATTGGTCCTAGTTCTCGTCCTGGGAACATTCGCCCATTCACATTGTCGGTTGGCTAGCAAAAAACTTTGCATGCTAAAGGGTTAGTCCCCTTTCGGTGTCTGTGTGTTGGTGAGTATCTGTGCAAGCTTGGCTCTTGGCCTGGCCAGATACTGGGCCAAAATGGGTCAATGGAACTTTATAGAGAGCGCTGCAGACACCAATCTCCATGtccatagccatagccatagccatagccatcgccatcgccatcgccagtTGTACGTAATCGTTGcagcaaataaatttcaaacgCTGTCACATAAATTcgaatgtttttgtttttttttcttttttgggtCTGCTGGTTGTagctaaaattaaatttgactGCACATTGTTAATAGGTCTGCAATGTGGCCATAAATGCCCCATAAATTAGTCTTTCTGGCCGGAGCACTACAAGCGCGATAAGGCTAATGAAATATGGTGGAGAGCCAGGCTACAAAGGGGGCAAGGACCTATTTCTTTATCCTTGtgccctcttttttttttttggctgcagGACGCAGCTGGAAAGTATGCAACGCCTGTGCCAGTTAATTACGAGGCTGCCACAGAATAAAGTCGACAAACACACAAGGAAAAATCACTTACTGCCATAATAAAATTGCCCAACTTGGGCTAACTTTGGCATAACTTATAACTTGAACGcgcttattaaatttatttgcccTCAAAAAGACAAACTTTGACGTGTGCCACGTAGCCCCGAGTGATTCCTAGACTCTTTGGCCCAAAACTCGAGTTGGCAAATTTAAGGCTATCCACCTGCAAAAATCAATAGGCCAAATGACACAAGCCCCGGCAACATGAGGCAAATAAGCCCCCGGCATTTAAATAACAGCTCCCCCCAACACCCCTCAAACCCCCTGTTGACTGACTTTTCCAGGCTCGTGCATAGGGGGGTGATAAACAAAGGGGGGATGTAATCCCAGGTAAGCAAAAGTTTGCCAACTCCATCATTATTTGTGCAATTTCAGCTTAGTGGGTGTATTTGCAGAGACATCGTCTGGCTTGATTTCTGTTTTAATTATGCCAACTAAACATCCATCCACAGTGGTGCTAGGCAGACGTACAGGCAAGCCTCGGGGGGACGAACCAAGGGCAGAACTTTGTCGTCAAAGGTTAACGATGATAGATAAGTGGATTTGGCCTTCAACAAGGCCTTGCTTTGCATTTGAGGTGAAAGCATAAAATCCAAACATGCAGTCTTACTGATAACACTGAATATTCTACACCTTACCTCTTAGCAACTGACAACTGTAGTTGTCACTTTTTCATCACTGAATGTATAATACTTATTTGTAATAAACTGTTTAAACTACTTCGAAAGCACGTGTCTACAACTACTGTGTACAATTAGACACAATTGACTGCAGACAtagtttcaattaaattagGTTAATTGAAATTCCAAATATGCAAGGAGAGTAGATGAAGGGAATATAGTGCGGAGGAATTGACCTTTTATCGCCCTCATGGTTGATTGTGCGATCACGTGTGTAgtaatatgttttattgaCGCAAACACCcttcataattaaatatatataatatatataaatgttgtCATTAAAAGtgctttattaaattaagcaTATTGAATTGGCAAACATATTCGTGCAAATAGAAGATAAGGAAAAAGGTTtggtaaataaatacattcaTAATTGGGTGTTTTGCAAATGTTAtgatataattatttttcgaAGCAAATGCAGTTTTGAGCCTAATATACAAACTGCGCTGCCTTTGCActttcaaattcaattaacttgCTAATTTTGCATTATTGCACCTGCCAAATGCAATCAAACAGAGCagcaaaccaaaacaatttaaattaattgtgtgCATATTTGAATATGTGGTCAAAAGTTAAAAAGCCAAAATAAGTAATAGCATCGACTCATTTGGTTGTCTATTATTTagcgttctttttttttttgggttgaaAATCGCCCAGGGAGACTAAATCCAATAAAACgggaaattaattataaatttacgAATTTCATTTGCGAACTTGGGTTAGTTCGGCTTTAGGGCTTAAAGGAAACCAATAACATATTAAATACGTTAAATAGACGCTAACTAGATTGTGAAATTGTAACCCATTTTGGGGaagtatttaaaatgtttagaAGTGCTTATACATTATGTATTTCCTTATTTAATATGGCCATTTAAATCATTTACGTTGGATAAATGGTTCAGTATGGGttttacaaaaatgtttaattaaaaatgaggcaaatttgcatttcaaagtGCAAAGTTTTAAAGGATACCTACCAAAATAAACGTGAGACCGAAATCAACAAGTTTCCCGGGCGCTAAGcacaatttgcaattttccgAAAACGACACGCACTTGCGTCATATTATGAATATTACGTGTGTTTTAAATAACTAAGCGCAAACACACAGTGAAACCCATAATAATGCGACCAGCCAACGAGCGGCgcttatgcaaattttctaGTTTCGCTTGTTTTCCGAAAACTTACCCCCGAATGGGGGGAGTGTATGGCGGGAAAGCGGGACTAATGCAGGCATTTGCCGCCTTTTAGCAGCATAATTTtcacatatgtatttatgtgtGGGCGAGCACAAAAGAAAAGCGTGTGTTTATGTTTCGGATGCGTTGCAAAATGACATCCTGTCACATTTCCCGACCACTGTGCGTCCGTGTGTGTGCCGTCATCCGGCGAGGACTTGTTTGTACATGTGTGCGTAGCACCATGCGTGTGTGCATGTGCGTTACTCTCAACTGTCAGGCCCGTCGATCTGTACGTCGTCCCTCGTCCTTCGTCCTATGCTCTTCGTCCTTGCGTCCCCTTCACTCCGCCAACAAAGGACGTCCGCACGGAGAAAAACGGCAACAGCTGCTCGACAATCGCacgttttatttaaatttcacgCACCCACACTCCGCGGAGAAAAAAATCCAGCACAGTGGTAAAGTTCTAAGCCGGGAGTAAACGTATtcagaaattattattaagcTAAACCACATATCCtttatgttttataaaaatacaattttatattgtacaataaatgcaatccaaaaatatatttatagctAATTAACAATATAATAATTCGAATACATCaaacatttatacatatataaattcaaAGTGTCTTTTTTTATTACCCTTTTAGTCAAATGTTGCTCCACTGTGCGTTGGCCCATCACGTTGAGGCAGGTTAAATGAACAAATTCCCCACCACACACCATCCGGCCATCACGAAAATTCTTTCATCACACACATGCTCACCGGCTGGAGttttatacacatttaatgagacaatattgaaattaacattattttttatgattttgattttataagtAGGCACTTTGGGCTGTCATAAAAGGTCGGAATACGGAAGCACACGATGTGTCAGGATGTGTGCGTATAAATGTGCTCGTATTTATGGCCGGTCTTTTGGAAAATAAgggaaataataaaacgacAAAATGGCCCACAGAGCTGAAACTAATCCGAGCCTGATTGTATTCCGGATCAAGTGGAACTCCTAGGGACCACATAGAGAACGTAAACTGCGAAACGCATGGTGGCCAGTGATAACCCATCAATTTGTATCGCTCGGATTATAATCCCCTAATAAAGTCATGCATCAATTTAAATCAACTGGTCTCTTCCACTGCCACACTCACTCCCACCAGCCACCCAAAAGGACATAAATTATTTGCGTACAATTTTAATGCGGCATGCCACGAACAGGACTCTCGGTGGGCAATTTCACTAAGTAGTGGCAAAGGCCACACAGCGTGGCACAATAATCCATCGAGAGCTGGGTATCTGTGCAAAACCGCAAACTGCCAACAATTGGCTGCATATTATCTGCAAAATGTTACTGTGAATATATCAAATACACATGCATTTACATAGAATACGCAAAGGTCGAATTttgtgaattaaattaattgctttGTCTGCAGGTTGTCAATAGTTACCGACCCACTTGCTACATCCACCGCATCGAGTTCAAAGTGGCTTAAAGccttaaatgcaattatttcaATTAGGCCGCTtcaatgttaattaaatttccgtTTATGGAATGCGACGTCGCACAAAATTATGAGTGAAGTGCACGGAAAAGTATTATTAATCAGCGTCATAATATGgcatttaatataaatttaaacggctaaatgcaaatttaagcGAACTGTTCGTATGAGAATCTAGTTaacttttaaatgcattttatatttcataaactCAAATATTAAAGTTATACCTTAAAGTGCTGCATACAGTCAGAGTTTTCCAGGCTAAACCACTCCGCATTTCTTGGCAAACTTTATTATTATCGCTCTTGAAATGGATTTGCGAGGCACACCACTGATTGCCCCACACATGCGATTTCATATACGCACATTTTTGTGGCAAAAGTTTGTGCAACACGCGGCTGCTGCGAGAAACGCAGTGACATTGCCGCCAGGACGCCACGCACTCACGTCCATAAATGTAATGCAATTTCGAGCTgaactttatttaattgagTATTTCGGTGTTAAGGTTGTCACCGGCACACAATCTGAGACTCCAGCGCGCGAACACAGGGATTCCGGCATGTCAGTTTTATGAGAATAGTTGCGGCTTTGTTGAactttgaatttaatttctagCAACTTGGCTCCACCAGCTGAACCGCATTTTATGCTGAGTGCACTCGACTTTGGTGCGTTGTTAATCTTTATGCGGCTGATTGGATCTTCCCTTGCACTATTATTTCAATTGGTATTCCGTTGCAGTCAGCTGCAGTCGGATTGCAAGTGCATCAGTGGGTAATGTGGGCCATAAATAGTTGGGGCcctaaaaaaaatgttcaacaaTAAATATGAAGGAAAAAACGTTGCATACTCTGGGGCGCTTACAAGGGTTTATAATGTCCCACAAGGCATTATCCTCACATGTTCCTTTctgagtatgtgtgtgtgtgtggtgtttgtgtgtttgtgtgtctGTGCAGTGGAGCATCGTTTTATTTATGCTCATAATGCTGCGCAATgaataattatgcaaatggaGCGGCTTATGGTCAAGCCGCATCGGCTGCTCCAGCTCCCATGTTGCCTTTACCATGTAAGCCAGCAAATTGCAAGATTCTGCACAACTTACTGGACATTCAAGGACACGAAATCTTGTCGTCTTATGGGCTCAAAAAAACGTGGTGGACCCAAGCAAATTTGGCAAACAGCCTTACAAgcccatttatttatttatgtttattgttCTGCAGATACACTAGTGTGTTTTTTGTAAATTCACATCCTTTACATAACataaaatcgaaaatgaatattttggtttttgtgaaATATTACTCCCTGACAtatgtaaaattatatttgccTATCGTATTTTCCATTAGCAGTAATTGCCAGATAATTAACGTGATGCTTTTCAAATTGCGCTGCTTGTTTGTATTTAACTGACGCCCGTGGTGTTTGTTTTCTCAATGAAATACCTTTTGTAACACTTGTTTATAGTTAATATGGTTTTTCTATTATTCGCCAGTTTAAAGCTTATACAATTCTGCTGTTGtctcatttaaattattctcTCTGTGCTGAAAAAAATTGTCGAACGTCAGTGGCAAGGAAAATAATTATCCAGAGcggcaaaaatgcaaaacgcaAAGAAAAACTTTGACTTTCCCGCGCCTGGGCAAAACTTTTGTTGTTTCCCTCGAGAGGGAAAGTCGCCGAGCTACTTCTCCCTGGGCTATGTGCCACCCCCATCAACTTTAAGCTTataaaagttggccaaaagtctGGCTGGATCAAAGCTTAATCGCTGGCCGCTTTATAAATCAAATCTGGGAATCAAAACAGAAACTTTTGGCCCTGGACAACAAGTCGCTAGATTCCAAATATGTATTTGAGCtgcataatatttattatctCACAGCTGTTGACTTGCGAATAAATCAATATCGTATTAACTGCTTAGGCGGaccgaaaaacttttgcctAAATACCCTCGAAGCACATAAATAACGAGAATGtcaaaaacttttggcccCTCAGCTGCTCCCGATTTCCCGGAGTTTTGGTTTTTCCGGCGCCACTGGACCGGACAACCAGCGAGCGAGTTTTTCCATCCAGTGCATGTCACCAGCACTTCTTCACCAGATTTCTTTTCAATTCGCGATTCACTTAAGACACCCAgcttaaattaattgaaaaatccaGCCACTTGATTAATGAACGGCTGCCTATgagttttaattgaaaaaccGCATTCGATTAGTTGGCTCCGATGCATAAGACTTTATTGACGTGCCTCGAACTTCAGCCAGAAGCCATTCTTCGGCTTCAAACCATGACCCCTTATGTCGTTCAGCAAATCGCGAGAAGTCCTTTTAGCTGGCAAtagtttgaaatttaaaagcaaCTGGTATACTATTGATTTGAGCTCCATCAGTGCCATTCGATTGCCAATGCAGTTGCGAGGACCCACTCCGAAGGGCATGTAAACACGGGACTCTAGAGCATGACCATCTGCGAAGCGCTCCGGATTGAAGAACTCCGGATCCTCGAAGTTCTCGGGATCGTGATGGAGCGAGAAGATAGGTATTTGCAAGACATCACCCTTTCGGGCGGAGAACAACTTCTGACCATTTTCATCGAACAAATCAATATCCTGACGGCACTCACGATCGGTGGAAATCGATGGTGGCCATTTACGCAGTGCTTCGAGTACCACCATGTCCAGATACTTCATCTTGGTCAGCTTGTCATAGGTCAGGGGTTGACCTTTCAGCTCTTCGTGCACGGAAATGATCTCCTCATACAACCTGTCCTGCACCGTGGGATTCAAGCAGAGTTCATGGGTGAGGAAGCACAAGGACGACGAGATAATCTCAAAGCCGGCAAAGAAGAATAGCAGACACTGGGCCAGCAAGTCATCGGCGGTGAACTCGGAATAGTATAGCTCATCCTTCGACTTATCACTCAGATCGGCAAGCCTCTGCTGCTTTGCCTCCATCAGCAGGTGGATCATATCCGGCCTAACCACTTTGTGCTCCTGGCGGTACCTCATCGCCGCGGTGACCAGGCTGCTGAAGTAATCAATGTTCTTGGTGTCCAGCACCTGGATGCGGAGAACCTAGAGCAAGTTGAAATGAGCATAAGCCAATGAAATAGTTTACTCTCGTTAGTTGCTCTAATCGTCTATTTCTGTCTACTGGTTAATTTATCACTTAATAAAGAATAGAGACATCTGGACAATAGTTACCTTCATCAGTCGTGGAAAGAGGGCATATAGCATGGCCTTGACCACCGACCAGGCGCTAATCCTGGACATGGCTTGTCCGATGCGGAAGAACTCGTTATCTTTGCGCCTGAACGAGTTGATGCTGATGCCGAAGGCCACCGTAGCAATCACATCGTTGGCGAATCGCGTGAAGTAATCCTTCATTTCCAGTTCGATGCTCGCGTCCTGCGACAGCTCCAACTGCTCCTGTATGTGGATAACGCCCTCCTCGCTG
The sequence above is drawn from the Drosophila melanogaster chromosome 2R genome and encodes:
- the Cyp9h1 gene encoding cytochrome P450 9h1, which encodes MDQSMIALALFIILLVLLYKWSVAKYDVFSERGVSHEKPWPLIGNIPLKAMIGGMPVLKKMIELHTKHTGSPVYGIYALRDAVFFVRDPELIKLIGIKEFDHFVNHNSMHNNIQESILSKSLISLRDGRWKEMRNILTPAFTGSKMRIMYDLIQSCSEEGVIHIQEQLELSQDASIELEMKDYFTRFANDVIATVAFGISINSFRRKDNEFFRIGQAMSRISAWSVVKAMLYALFPRLMKVLRIQVLDTKNIDYFSSLVTAAMRYRQEHKVVRPDMIHLLMEAKQQRLADLSDKSKDELYYSEFTADDLLAQCLLFFFAGFEIISSSLCFLTHELCLNPTVQDRLYEEIISVHEELKGQPLTYDKLTKMKYLDMVVLEALRKWPPSISTDRECRQDIDLFDENGQKLFSARKGDVLQIPIFSLHHDPENFEDPEFFNPERFADGHALESRVYMPFGVGPRNCIGNRMALMELKSIVYQLLLNFKLLPAKRTSRDLLNDIRGHGLKPKNGFWLKFEARQ